A section of the Malania oleifera isolate guangnan ecotype guangnan chromosome 2, ASM2987363v1, whole genome shotgun sequence genome encodes:
- the LOC131149047 gene encoding auxin-responsive protein SAUR50: protein MGMLRSSDINKKNNVNINGIVKKLRRSLFISKKQPFSNGNSFEDSSAYVPEDVKEGHFAVIAVGAGEKPKRFIVPLTSLTHPAFVSLLEHAAEEYGFYHQGALTVPCRPSELERILAEQCWPELRRRPRVQRRL from the coding sequence ATGGGTATGCTTCGGAGCAGCGACATTAACAAGAAGAACAACGTTAACATCAATGGTATCGTGAAGAAGCTCCGGCGGAGTCTCTTCATAAGCAAGAAACAGCCATTCTCCAACGGCAACAGCTTCGAGGACTCCTCAGCGTACGTGCCAGAGGACGTGAAGGAAGGCCACTTTGCGGTCATAGCGGTGGGCGCCGGGGAGAAGCCCAAGCGGTTCATCGTGCCCTTGACGTCCCTGACGCACCCGGCGTTCGTCAGCCTGCTGGAGCACGCTGCCGAGGAGTACGGGTTCTACCACCAGGGTGCGTTGACCGTCCCCTGCCGGCCCAGCGAGCTGGAGCGGATCCTAGCGGAGCAATGCTGGCCGGAGCTCAGACGACGGCCCAGAGTCCAGCGCCGGCTTTAA